Proteins co-encoded in one Bacteroidota bacterium genomic window:
- a CDS encoding N-acetylneuraminate synthase family protein, whose amino-acid sequence MKQNNGLFDNLFIFEMANNHQGDVNHGINIIKEMGKIAKKHNIKAAVKLQYRQLDSFIHPDFRNDTKAKHISRFLSTELKQDQFLQLVNAIKAEGMISMCTPFDEASVDVILKHNIEVIKIASCSADDWPLLEKIVKTNKPIIASTGGLSLFEIDNLVTYLGHRDSNFAVLHCVGIYPSPNNVLNLNFISKLKHRYPDVCIGYSGHEAPDNYDVIKVAVAKGAKIFERHVGLPTDTITLNNYSMNPQETDKWIAEAKVAMEICGNNDKAITKDEADSLLSLKRGVFAKKDIKKGSKIKAEDVFFAMPCKEGQLNSSQFGRVRANFTASKDYKANESIFETSEIDNYYKIRKIIHEAKGLLSEAGVVLNEKAEIELSHHYGLDKFHEFGILIVNLINREYCKKIIVVFPGQHHPEQHHIKKEETFHVLSGELGVSMNSIKSVLKKGDILTVERGVKHAFWSDKGAILEEVSTTHYRNDSFYTDPKINEMDPMQRKTILEHF is encoded by the coding sequence ATGAAACAGAACAACGGATTGTTTGACAATCTATTTATTTTCGAAATGGCAAACAACCATCAAGGGGATGTTAATCATGGGATTAATATCATCAAGGAAATGGGCAAAATAGCCAAAAAGCACAACATTAAAGCAGCAGTTAAATTACAATATCGTCAGCTCGATTCATTCATTCATCCTGATTTTCGTAACGATACAAAAGCGAAACATATCAGTCGTTTTTTATCTACAGAATTAAAACAAGATCAGTTCCTACAATTGGTAAATGCAATTAAAGCAGAAGGAATGATTTCGATGTGTACACCATTTGATGAAGCTTCTGTAGATGTCATTCTAAAACACAATATTGAAGTGATTAAAATTGCCAGTTGCAGCGCAGATGATTGGCCTTTGTTAGAGAAGATTGTAAAAACAAATAAGCCTATCATTGCATCAACCGGTGGATTAAGTTTATTTGAAATCGATAATTTAGTAACTTACTTAGGCCACCGAGATTCAAATTTTGCAGTGCTTCATTGTGTAGGTATTTATCCTAGCCCTAACAATGTACTCAATTTAAATTTCATTTCAAAATTAAAACACCGTTATCCGGATGTATGTATTGGTTATTCCGGACATGAGGCACCTGATAATTACGATGTGATTAAAGTAGCAGTGGCAAAAGGAGCAAAAATATTTGAGAGACACGTGGGTTTACCAACGGATACCATTACGCTCAATAATTACTCAATGAATCCGCAAGAAACAGATAAGTGGATTGCTGAGGCAAAAGTGGCGATGGAAATCTGTGGTAATAATGATAAGGCTATCACAAAGGATGAAGCTGATTCTTTATTGTCATTAAAACGCGGTGTGTTTGCAAAAAAGGACATTAAGAAAGGAAGTAAAATAAAAGCAGAAGATGTATTCTTTGCGATGCCTTGTAAGGAGGGACAATTAAATAGCAGTCAGTTTGGACGTGTGAGAGCAAACTTTACGGCTAGTAAAGATTACAAAGCAAACGAATCAATTTTTGAAACTTCCGAAATAGATAATTATTATAAAATCAGAAAGATTATCCATGAAGCAAAAGGTTTATTATCGGAAGCAGGTGTGGTGTTAAATGAAAAAGCGGAAATTGAATTGTCGCATCATTATGGCTTAGATAAATTTCATGAATTCGGAATTTTAATCGTGAATCTGATAAACCGCGAATACTGTAAAAAAATAATCGTTGTATTCCCCGGACAACATCATCCTGAACAACATCATATAAAGAAAGAAGAAACTTTCCATGTATTAAGTGGCGAGTTAGGTGTGAGCATGAATAGCATAAAATCAGTATTGAAAAAGGGAGATATTTTAACTGTAGAGCGTGGCGTGAAACATGCATTTTGGAGCGATAAGGGTGCTATATTGGAAGAAGTATCTACAACGCATTATAGAAATGATTCATTCTATACCGATCCAAAAATTAATGAAATGGATCCTATGCAAAGAAAAACCATATTAGAACATTTTTAA
- a CDS encoding acylneuraminate cytidylyltransferase, protein MNVIAIIPARSGSKSIPDKNIMSVNGKPLMAYTIEQALSSKLITRTIVSTDSDYYAQIAKSFGAEIPFIRPAEISGDFATDLEVFEHALQFLKGTEGYEADIVVHLRPTTPIRNVEDIDAMIQLLINNKNWDSVRSVAPAPETPFKMWFEENGVLIPVVTDKHIDEAYNQPRQKLPKVYLQNASIDVTRGTTILDKKSMTGDVIGAYIMKENYDIDHYSDLEKLKSASKEEFSGKTFCFDIDGVVANLSPNNDYNLSSPNTPVIEKINRLYDAKNYIVLFTARGSKTGIDWSEVTATQMKNWGVKYHELRFGKPAADYYIDDRLISINQL, encoded by the coding sequence ATGAATGTTATAGCAATTATACCTGCGCGCAGCGGTTCAAAATCCATCCCCGATAAAAATATTATGTCGGTTAATGGAAAGCCGTTGATGGCTTATACAATTGAACAGGCCTTAAGCTCGAAATTAATAACACGTACAATTGTTTCTACAGATAGTGATTACTATGCACAAATAGCAAAGTCATTTGGCGCTGAAATTCCTTTTATACGACCTGCAGAAATTTCGGGTGATTTTGCAACCGATTTAGAAGTTTTTGAGCATGCTTTGCAATTTTTGAAAGGCACTGAGGGCTATGAAGCTGATATTGTTGTTCATCTGCGTCCAACCACGCCAATTCGCAACGTTGAGGATATTGATGCGATGATTCAATTGCTCATCAATAATAAAAATTGGGATTCGGTTAGGTCCGTAGCGCCTGCGCCTGAAACACCATTTAAAATGTGGTTTGAAGAGAATGGAGTTTTGATTCCTGTTGTAACAGACAAACATATTGATGAGGCTTACAATCAACCTCGTCAGAAATTGCCAAAGGTGTATTTACAAAACGCTTCGATTGATGTTACGCGTGGCACAACTATACTTGATAAAAAATCTATGACAGGAGATGTGATTGGTGCTTATATCATGAAAGAAAATTATGACATCGATCATTATTCAGATTTAGAAAAATTGAAATCAGCTTCAAAGGAAGAGTTTTCAGGAAAGACATTTTGTTTTGATATAGATGGTGTTGTAGCAAATCTATCACCCAACAATGATTATAATCTTTCTTCCCCAAATACACCGGTCATCGAAAAAATAAATCGCCTTTACGACGCTAAAAATTACATAGTACTTTTTACGGCAAGAGGCTCAAAAACAGGAATCGACTGGTCGGAAGTCACTGCCACGCAAATGAAGAACTGGGGTGTAAAATACCATGAATTGAGGTTTGGTAAACCCGCGGCAGATTACTATATTGACGACAGATTAATAAGCATAAATCAACTATAA
- a CDS encoding SDR family oxidoreductase encodes MINNKNILVTGGAGFIGSNLCEALINLGNKVTCLDNFATGKRENIAELLNNKNFTLIEGDIRNLEDCKKAVAGNDYILHQAALGSVPRSINDPITTNAVNIGGFVNMLVAAKEAKVKRFVYAASSSTYGDSTALPKIEENIGKPLSPYAVTKLVNELYADVFHKTYGIDTIGLRYFNVFGRRQDPNGAYAAAIPKFVMQLMKYESPVINGDGTHSRDFTYIDNVIQANLLALSTENKEALNQVYNVAYGERTTLNDLMTSLIKHLSKYDKKIGEVKVIHGPNRLGDIPHSLASIDKGKKYLNYNPQYSLDKGLEEALKWYWEYLK; translated from the coding sequence ATGATCAACAACAAAAATATTTTAGTAACAGGCGGTGCCGGCTTCATCGGCTCCAACCTATGTGAAGCTCTCATCAACCTTGGTAACAAAGTAACCTGTCTCGATAACTTCGCCACCGGAAAAAGAGAGAACATTGCGGAACTGCTCAATAACAAAAACTTCACATTAATTGAAGGCGACATCCGTAACCTCGAAGATTGTAAGAAAGCGGTAGCCGGTAATGATTACATTTTGCATCAGGCAGCATTAGGTTCAGTACCGCGCAGCATTAACGACCCCATTACAACCAATGCCGTGAACATTGGTGGCTTCGTGAATATGTTGGTAGCAGCTAAAGAAGCGAAGGTAAAACGCTTTGTGTATGCCGCCAGCAGCAGTACCTATGGTGACAGTACCGCATTACCAAAAATAGAAGAAAACATTGGCAAACCTCTTTCTCCGTATGCGGTAACAAAACTGGTGAATGAATTGTATGCCGATGTGTTTCATAAAACCTATGGTATTGACACTATAGGTTTAAGATACTTTAATGTATTTGGCCGCCGACAAGATCCTAACGGTGCTTATGCCGCGGCAATACCCAAGTTTGTGATGCAGTTGATGAAATATGAAAGTCCGGTAATTAACGGCGATGGCACACACAGCCGCGACTTTACCTATATCGACAATGTGATACAAGCCAATTTACTCGCCTTAAGCACAGAAAATAAAGAAGCTTTAAATCAAGTGTACAATGTAGCCTATGGCGAGCGCACCACCTTAAATGATTTAATGACCAGCTTAATTAAGCATTTGAGTAAATATGATAAGAAGATTGGAGAGGTGAAAGTAATTCATGGGCCAAATCGCTTGGGAGACATACCGCACTCCTTAGCAAGTATTGATAAAGGAAAAAAATATTTAAACTATAACCCACAATATTCATTAGATAAAGGTTTAGAAGAAGCCTTAAAATGGTATTGGGAATATTTGAAGTAA
- a CDS encoding DUF2061 domain-containing protein: protein MLIDRLASIHPSVKRHAMKTITWRIVGTIDSVVLAWIVTGDPMVGLKIGGLELFTKMILYFIHERVWYKINFGLPHRK from the coding sequence ATGCTAATTGATCGTCTTGCATCCATCCATCCTTCGGTAAAGCGTCATGCCATGAAAACAATTACCTGGCGAATTGTAGGCACTATCGATTCGGTTGTACTGGCTTGGATTGTTACCGGCGACCCAATGGTTGGTTTGAAAATTGGCGGACTTGAACTTTTTACCAAAATGATTTTATACTTCATTCATGAGCGTGTGTGGTATAAAATTAATTTCGGGTTACCGCATAGAAAGTAG
- a CDS encoding VCBS repeat-containing protein: MKTKSILFLLFIACSSLFSQTPKIKWWYNTNDFSAGQTAAKDIDGDGKKELVFGCYRNDSSIYALNSENGTLLWKYNASAVGTHGCNDVAPIIYNVDNIGSEEVIVPASCNPKTFCFNGPNGTVKWVANTKGSDSPPTIADVDNDGKPEVLHGEFGGYVLCLNAEDGSQAWEIKVDGNSWIQTAPTIVDLDNNGQLDFVVATWNFNYKDSIFAFRGNNQTRLWAYPVHDHIYHGTAVADLDNDGKPELLIGSYNDTLYCINGENGTTAWKYCGSGYVGSPAAIGDIDNDGICDVVFTNGSQVTALSNSGALKWTYTIPNFGQAFRGVALADMNKDVYLDVVFGSSKGQLMALNGNNGSLQWSIDLAAHYGNSQYSLSHAPVISDFDGDDTLDVFIVGGYGIYPNTSGNFGRAYMVSVAKGNGPDWLMFQRDIWRQSSMCSNSPTAIHELENGKENTIVYPNPAHSVLNFKLSEENESANMVKIFNCNGSLVAEEEIISADHSINISEWPAGIYFYQVLFNGNKTMTGKFVVEK, encoded by the coding sequence ATGAAAACAAAATCAATTCTCTTTCTTTTGTTTATTGCGTGCAGCTCACTTTTTTCACAAACACCAAAAATAAAATGGTGGTACAATACCAATGATTTTTCGGCTGGGCAAACCGCGGCGAAAGATATTGATGGTGATGGAAAAAAAGAATTGGTTTTTGGTTGCTATCGTAACGATTCATCCATCTATGCGCTTAATTCGGAAAACGGAACGCTGCTTTGGAAATATAATGCCAGTGCAGTCGGCACCCATGGCTGTAATGATGTGGCTCCGATTATTTACAACGTTGATAATATTGGATCGGAAGAGGTTATTGTTCCCGCTTCCTGCAATCCCAAAACGTTTTGTTTTAATGGTCCGAATGGCACCGTAAAATGGGTAGCGAATACCAAGGGCAGTGATTCACCTCCTACCATTGCCGATGTGGATAATGATGGGAAACCGGAAGTGCTACACGGCGAATTCGGAGGCTATGTTCTATGCCTGAACGCAGAAGATGGTTCTCAAGCCTGGGAAATTAAAGTGGATGGTAATTCCTGGATACAAACCGCACCAACGATTGTGGATTTGGATAACAACGGGCAGTTAGATTTTGTAGTCGCCACCTGGAATTTTAATTATAAGGACAGCATCTTCGCTTTCCGCGGAAACAATCAAACACGTTTGTGGGCTTATCCGGTTCACGATCATATTTACCATGGTACAGCTGTGGCGGATTTGGATAACGATGGTAAACCCGAATTACTCATCGGCTCCTATAACGACACGCTGTACTGCATCAATGGAGAAAACGGTACAACTGCCTGGAAATATTGTGGCAGCGGTTACGTTGGCTCTCCGGCGGCGATTGGTGATATTGACAACGACGGTATATGCGACGTAGTATTTACTAACGGTTCGCAGGTAACGGCACTTAGTAATAGCGGCGCTTTAAAATGGACTTACACCATTCCTAATTTCGGACAAGCATTCAGAGGGGTGGCTTTAGCTGATATGAATAAAGATGTTTATCTGGATGTGGTTTTTGGTTCGAGTAAAGGACAATTGATGGCCTTAAACGGTAACAACGGAAGTTTGCAATGGAGCATTGACCTGGCGGCGCATTATGGTAATTCACAATATTCATTAAGTCACGCGCCGGTGATTTCCGATTTCGACGGTGACGATACCTTAGATGTTTTTATTGTGGGTGGTTATGGGATTTATCCCAACACTTCCGGAAATTTCGGTCGCGCCTACATGGTATCGGTAGCTAAGGGGAACGGTCCGGACTGGCTCATGTTTCAACGTGATATCTGGAGACAATCTTCCATGTGCAGTAATTCACCAACAGCAATTCATGAATTAGAAAATGGTAAAGAGAACACTATTGTTTACCCTAACCCTGCTCATTCTGTCTTGAATTTTAAATTAAGTGAGGAGAATGAATCCGCAAACATGGTGAAAATATTTAACTGTAATGGCTCGCTAGTGGCTGAAGAGGAAATCATTTCAGCTGACCACAGCATAAACATCAGCGAGTGGCCGGCAGGAATTTATTTCTATCAAGTATTATTCAATGGAAACAAAACCATGACAGGAAAATTTGTTGTGGAAAAATAA
- a CDS encoding T9SS type A sorting domain-containing protein produces MVIRLPNYFIYVLLFLVSSRAGLFASKNDSLLAKANAVLCIEAASSHATLNWYPEKNKSILIIASENTNITAPDVHSSYIANSHYGKGTSLNNGFVVYYGNASSINISGLKKGKKYYFTFYEISAEGFVTSNAALLNPSNQTNILEKPIPQTPNAVVTCVCPAIAGITCTLTGTTNTGSSVASAAGCPHVGYCSPTTNNSWSSAAGTGTLQYMFSAPVSAATLRANSVNTNDYATVSASGGSGGALSITGVVCMGVAGLVIGPLTVASSYGGVSWTVNSTGSYTNVTLLNTGAQSGWVSACPTAITAAPLPIELVSLKGDCVGKNIVLNWQTASEKNNSYFTIERSFNTEDWEEIGRVAGAGNSNQLMKYEFADLNTIKGNAYYRLRQTDLDGRFKLSELIAVESCKGVVDVMVYPNPAKDIVNVKCASPLNLEIYNILGEKLSEEKLVAGQNKIDISTLAIGTYFFKLSDSDSTLQFSKVVVSR; encoded by the coding sequence ATGGTTATACGCTTGCCAAACTATTTTATTTACGTTTTACTCTTTTTAGTGAGTAGTCGCGCCGGTTTATTCGCCTCTAAAAACGATTCGTTATTAGCTAAAGCAAATGCTGTGCTTTGTATTGAAGCTGCTTCGAGTCACGCAACGCTCAATTGGTATCCCGAAAAAAATAAAAGCATTTTAATCATTGCTTCCGAAAACACAAACATCACTGCGCCGGATGTTCATTCGTCTTACATTGCTAATTCGCATTACGGAAAAGGCACTTCTCTCAATAATGGATTTGTGGTTTATTACGGCAATGCGTCTTCCATAAACATCAGCGGATTAAAAAAAGGAAAAAAATATTATTTTACATTTTATGAAATAAGTGCGGAAGGTTTTGTGACAAGTAATGCGGCGTTGTTAAATCCATCCAATCAAACTAACATTCTTGAAAAACCAATTCCGCAAACTCCCAATGCGGTGGTTACTTGTGTATGTCCGGCTATTGCCGGCATTACCTGTACGCTCACGGGCACTACTAATACCGGTTCATCTGTTGCTTCCGCGGCGGGTTGCCCGCACGTTGGTTATTGCAGTCCTACAACAAACAATTCATGGTCGAGTGCAGCCGGAACAGGAACATTACAGTATATGTTTTCCGCGCCGGTTTCAGCAGCAACACTGCGTGCTAATTCTGTCAACACAAATGATTATGCTACTGTTTCTGCCAGCGGCGGTTCGGGTGGCGCGCTTTCTATAACGGGAGTTGTATGTATGGGCGTCGCCGGATTGGTGATTGGTCCGCTTACTGTTGCGTCCAGTTACGGTGGTGTAAGCTGGACAGTTAACTCAACTGGTTCTTACACTAATGTTACATTATTAAACACTGGCGCACAATCCGGTTGGGTATCGGCTTGTCCTACTGCTATTACCGCTGCACCATTACCAATTGAATTAGTTTCATTAAAGGGAGATTGTGTAGGAAAAAACATTGTACTGAATTGGCAAACGGCCAGCGAAAAAAACAACAGTTATTTCACCATTGAGAGAAGTTTTAATACGGAAGATTGGGAAGAAATTGGAAGAGTAGCCGGTGCAGGAAACTCCAACCAGCTAATGAAGTATGAGTTTGCGGATTTGAATACAATTAAAGGAAATGCTTATTACAGATTAAGACAAACGGATCTCGATGGACGATTTAAACTTTCGGAATTAATTGCAGTTGAAAGTTGCAAGGGTGTTGTGGATGTGATGGTTTATCCGAATCCTGCAAAGGATATTGTTAATGTGAAATGTGCTTCGCCACTAAACTTAGAAATCTATAATATTTTGGGAGAAAAATTAAGTGAAGAAAAGTTGGTGGCCGGTCAGAATAAAATTGACATAAGCACTTTGGCCATTGGTACCTATTTCTTTAAACTTTCAGATTCTGATTCCACCCTTCAGTTCTCGAAAGTGGTGGTGAGCCGCTGA